One region of bacterium genomic DNA includes:
- a CDS encoding DUF378 domain-containing protein, translating into MQFLNILTKILIIVGGLNWGLVGLLDFDLVATLLGDMTGLSRTVYTLVGISAVHQAFRIKG; encoded by the coding sequence ATGCAATTCCTCAACATTCTCACCAAGATCCTCATTATTGTGGGAGGCCTGAACTGGGGTCTGGTTGGCCTCCTCGATTTCGACCTCGTTGCCACACTACTGGGAGACATGACGGGCTTGTCACGTACGGTTTACACTTTGGTGGGCATTTCCGCCGTTCACCAAGCATTTCGGATCAAGGGTTAG
- a CDS encoding fasciclin domain-containing protein — translation MLTATVAFAGDYDKKTATAASTAKPQDIVATAIAAGSFNTLVTAVQTAGLVETLQGPGPFTVFAPNDAAFAKVPKETLDGLLADKQKLAAVLTYHVVAGKVMAADVIQLDGKEAATVNGQSFKVAVKDGNVMVDNAKVIATDIQCSNGVIHVIDTVILPK, via the coding sequence ATGCTGACGGCCACCGTTGCATTTGCGGGAGACTATGACAAGAAGACCGCGACCGCAGCAAGTACGGCGAAACCGCAGGACATTGTGGCAACAGCGATTGCTGCAGGAAGCTTCAACACACTGGTGACCGCCGTGCAAACGGCCGGGCTGGTTGAAACTCTTCAGGGACCGGGACCGTTTACTGTATTTGCTCCGAATGATGCGGCATTTGCAAAGGTACCAAAAGAAACGCTTGACGGCTTGCTCGCGGACAAACAGAAGCTCGCGGCAGTATTGACCTATCATGTCGTTGCAGGCAAGGTTATGGCAGCCGACGTTATTCAGCTTGACGGAAAGGAAGCCGCAACAGTGAATGGTCAAAGCTTCAAGGTTGCGGTGAAGGACGGCAATGTAATGGTAGACAACGCCAAGGTCATTGCCACCGACATTCAGTGCTCCAACGGCGTGATTCACGTCATTGACACGGTCATATTGCCAAAGTAA
- a CDS encoding DUF4397 domain-containing protein: MTFNIALLRKLALLIVPVLFVFGCDSDNDNDTPPVQAQSSYVRVAHWSPDAPAVDVWVDGNLVLEDVNFNGLSGYLELTEGSHSITVVAANTTSPAVIQETVMLNANTSYTVAATGLLSGTPSIDAWALIDDRTPAGGQAKVRFAHASPDAPNVDIYATGGTTPLFANIPFRSAANYISVAPGSVGLEVRIAGTSDVVVRFAPISLEAGRNYTVVAKGLASPGSIPNALSAYAVVDAPGNGSQTVNLVPVEASTALVRAGHLSPDAPNVDVYVGGMLIAQGYSYRGFSEYVTVSADVQTEVEVFIEGTTTNPVISADVVFGSNEVYSIVATGLAGNSTLGAIVVNDDLTTTDGSRIRFVHAASDAPTVDITLTDGTVLFGNVEFNEALDYIGVPAGVYNLQVRLAGTETVVLSFADVELPSGSVYSIYASGLLSDGTLGAIAVVDEVFPGSTVLSLESAEAEVRVAHLSPDAPNVDVYVDNARVLEDVPFTAVSGYLRVPAKTQMIEVYVAGTTINPVINTTLTWLPNQAYTVAATGLVGSNDLAPIVLVDDRSGDPNGNAHVRFVHTSPDAPAVNIRVAGGGPVLFENVSFREFADYIGVAAATYNLEVVLTSNGQVVLEIPGIELSSSTNYTVFAIGLAGNGTLAALPAVDSQGD; the protein is encoded by the coding sequence ATGACATTCAACATCGCGCTGCTGCGCAAACTTGCCTTGCTTATCGTGCCGGTACTATTTGTATTTGGCTGTGACTCCGATAACGACAATGATACACCGCCCGTGCAAGCTCAATCAAGTTATGTGCGTGTGGCACACTGGTCGCCCGACGCACCTGCTGTAGATGTCTGGGTGGACGGCAATCTTGTCTTGGAAGATGTCAATTTTAACGGACTGAGCGGATACCTGGAGTTGACTGAGGGCTCACATTCAATCACTGTCGTGGCTGCCAACACAACATCGCCCGCTGTGATTCAGGAAACAGTCATGCTGAACGCGAACACATCATATACTGTAGCGGCAACAGGATTGCTCAGCGGCACGCCGTCTATTGACGCATGGGCGCTCATTGACGACCGCACACCGGCTGGCGGGCAGGCGAAGGTAAGGTTCGCACATGCATCACCGGACGCACCGAACGTGGACATCTATGCAACCGGAGGCACAACACCGCTGTTTGCAAACATTCCGTTCCGCTCGGCTGCAAACTACATTAGCGTGGCACCCGGCAGTGTCGGGCTCGAAGTACGAATCGCCGGTACATCAGATGTGGTTGTGCGCTTTGCTCCAATCTCTCTTGAGGCGGGGCGGAATTACACGGTCGTCGCCAAGGGTTTGGCAAGTCCCGGAAGTATTCCGAATGCACTGTCTGCGTATGCAGTGGTTGACGCTCCGGGCAATGGATCACAAACCGTCAATCTTGTGCCGGTCGAGGCTTCGACGGCTCTGGTGCGCGCGGGACACCTTTCACCTGACGCGCCGAATGTGGATGTGTACGTAGGCGGTATGCTGATCGCACAGGGCTACTCCTACCGTGGTTTCAGCGAGTATGTCACGGTATCTGCGGACGTGCAGACTGAAGTTGAAGTATTTATTGAAGGCACCACAACGAATCCGGTCATCAGCGCGGACGTTGTCTTTGGCTCGAACGAAGTTTACTCGATTGTCGCAACCGGCTTGGCGGGGAACTCCACTCTTGGAGCGATTGTCGTAAACGATGACCTGACCACGACTGACGGAAGCCGCATACGCTTTGTTCACGCGGCCTCTGACGCTCCGACGGTTGATATCACGTTGACGGACGGCACGGTGCTGTTTGGAAATGTGGAATTCAACGAGGCGCTGGATTACATTGGTGTTCCTGCCGGAGTCTACAATCTTCAAGTGCGGCTTGCGGGAACGGAGACGGTTGTCCTTTCATTTGCGGATGTGGAGCTCCCATCGGGCAGCGTGTACTCAATTTATGCTTCAGGATTATTGAGTGACGGAACACTGGGAGCGATTGCCGTTGTCGATGAGGTTTTTCCCGGCAGCACGGTGCTCAGTCTTGAATCGGCGGAAGCGGAAGTCCGCGTCGCACATCTCTCACCGGACGCGCCGAATGTAGATGTATATGTGGACAACGCCCGTGTGCTTGAGGATGTGCCGTTCACCGCAGTGAGCGGATACTTACGAGTACCTGCAAAGACGCAGATGATTGAAGTATATGTTGCCGGCACAACCATAAATCCTGTTATCAACACAACGCTGACCTGGCTTCCAAATCAAGCGTACACGGTCGCGGCAACGGGTCTTGTCGGAAGCAATGATCTTGCGCCAATCGTATTGGTTGACGACCGCAGCGGCGATCCAAACGGCAATGCGCACGTGCGATTCGTGCACACGTCACCTGATGCGCCTGCCGTGAACATCCGAGTCGCAGGCGGCGGGCCAGTGCTGTTTGAGAATGTTTCATTCAGGGAATTTGCCGACTATATCGGAGTCGCCGCGGCAACATATAACCTGGAAGTCGTACTCACAAGCAACGGTCAAGTCGTGCTTGAGATTCCGGGGATCGAACTGAGCAGCTCAACCAACTACACTGTGTTCGCCATCGGTTTGGCAGGCAATGGAACGCTCGCCGCGCTTCCGGCAGTTGATTCGCAAGGCGATTAA
- a CDS encoding MBL fold metallo-hydrolase, with the protein MKITFHGAAGGVTGSKHLIEAGGKRVLLDCGMFQGRRKEALDLNWGMSPELSHVDAVVLSHAHLDHCGLLPLLVKRGYKGKIFSTAATRDITEYILKDSASIQEQDFKWLTKEKISQAQPAEPLYESDDVPATMNLFREVQFAKQGSEWHTVIPGVRLKFYQAGHILGSAWMMLEFDGEAGPERIAFSGDVGRFHTPLLKDPEYSDEPCPVLLLESTYGNREHKPREIAYEKLRQAIIRATDRRGKVVIPAFALGRTQELIYVLHRMHDAGSIPDIPIYIDSPLGINMTSVYRNHRDQYDTQTKKDFPEAGDYPLIDDKIRYTRTVRESMELNDKNGPLVIIASSGMMEGGRIRHHLRHTISDEKNIILIIGFQAEYTLGRRLVENEPQVRLFNEWYDVKAEIVKLNEFSAHGDAKELHAFADNMTGLRRVFLVHGEHEQATALRERLLYGSENLDVSIPQRGDSVEL; encoded by the coding sequence ATGAAGATTACATTTCACGGTGCGGCCGGTGGTGTGACCGGCTCAAAGCACTTGATTGAAGCGGGCGGAAAGCGCGTTTTGCTGGACTGCGGGATGTTTCAGGGAAGACGCAAAGAGGCCCTGGATTTGAACTGGGGAATGTCGCCGGAGTTGTCGCACGTTGACGCGGTAGTCTTGTCACATGCGCACCTTGATCATTGCGGACTGCTTCCGCTGCTTGTCAAGCGCGGTTACAAAGGCAAAATATTTTCAACCGCAGCGACGCGCGACATTACCGAATACATTTTGAAAGACAGTGCTTCGATACAGGAGCAGGACTTCAAGTGGCTCACCAAGGAAAAGATCAGTCAGGCACAGCCTGCGGAGCCGCTGTATGAATCGGATGATGTCCCCGCTACTATGAACCTGTTTCGAGAAGTGCAGTTTGCGAAGCAGGGCAGCGAATGGCACACGGTCATTCCGGGCGTTCGATTGAAATTCTATCAGGCGGGGCATATTCTGGGCTCGGCATGGATGATGCTTGAGTTTGACGGCGAAGCCGGGCCGGAGCGAATCGCGTTTTCCGGTGACGTTGGCAGATTTCATACACCGCTTTTGAAGGATCCCGAATATTCCGACGAGCCGTGCCCCGTATTGCTGCTGGAGTCCACCTATGGAAACCGCGAGCACAAGCCGCGAGAAATTGCGTATGAAAAGCTCCGGCAGGCAATCATTCGCGCGACCGACAGACGCGGGAAAGTAGTAATACCGGCGTTTGCACTGGGCAGAACACAGGAACTAATCTATGTGCTTCATCGGATGCATGACGCGGGCTCCATTCCGGATATTCCAATCTACATAGACAGTCCGTTGGGCATCAACATGACGTCGGTGTATCGGAATCATCGCGATCAATATGATACTCAGACCAAGAAGGATTTTCCGGAAGCGGGAGATTATCCGCTGATTGACGACAAGATTCGATACACGCGCACTGTTCGTGAATCCATGGAGTTGAACGATAAGAACGGTCCGCTCGTCATTATTGCATCATCAGGTATGATGGAAGGGGGTAGGATTCGTCATCATCTGCGGCACACCATCAGTGACGAGAAAAACATCATTTTGATCATCGGTTTCCAAGCCGAATACACGCTTGGCCGAAGACTTGTCGAAAACGAGCCACAAGTTAGACTGTTTAACGAATGGTATGACGTGAAAGCAGAGATTGTCAAACTAAACGAGTTCAGTGCGCATGGTGACGCAAAGGAGCTGCATGCATTCGCGGACAATATGACGGGACTGCGCAGAGTGTTTCTTGTACACGGCGAGCATGAGCAAGCCACGGCACTGCGCGAACGACTGCTCTATGGAAGCGAGAATCTGGACGTTTCGATACCGCAGCGGGGTGATAGCGTAGAGCTTTAA